GTTATGAACAGAGTTTCACTTTCAGGGAGGAAGCGATGAGCCAGACCGCCATGAAGCGTCTCTATCTGATGCAGGTTGGGTCCATGCCGGACTACCAGATTCCGATTGTTTGCGCCCTGATACAGACCGATGACGGCAGAAATATCCTGATTGACAGCGGCCTCCCGGAGACCCTGCCAGAAGAAGCATCAGAGTTCGAGAATGGCAGGGACGTGCTCGAACAGTTGGCAAGCATTGGCCTACACTCGGAGGATATCCATACCGTCATTTCGACGCATTACGACATTGACCACGCCGGGCGACACGGAGCTTTTACCAGGGCGCAATATGTCGTTCAGCGGGAGCATCACATAGACGCGGCAACCAACCCACGCTTCGCGGCCACCCGCCCCCAATGGGATCAACCCATCGAGCGCATTCGGCTGGTGAACGGAGATACGGAACTGCTGTCCGGACTGGAATTGATCGAGACGAGCGGGCATGTACCGGGACATCAATCGGTGCTGCTGCGGCTGCCCGAAACGGGGA
Above is a genomic segment from Deinococcus humi containing:
- a CDS encoding N-acyl homoserine lactonase family protein, with protein sequence MSQTAMKRLYLMQVGSMPDYQIPIVCALIQTDDGRNILIDSGLPETLPEEASEFENGRDVLEQLASIGLHSEDIHTVISTHYDIDHAGRHGAFTRAQYVVQREHHIDAATNPRFAATRPQWDQPIERIRLVNGDTELLSGLELIETSGHVPGHQSVLLRLPETGTILLTVDAVPFGEGFTREHQGDGRNPEAEAMRVSTNKLLDLVEHEQIAMVIFGHDQAQWEGLKKLPEFYA